The Virgibacillus sp. SK37 region TGTTGTAGTGTTAAATTAAGAGGGAGGTTTTTAGGTTGGATATTATGCTTCTATTTGGAGTAGGTTTTGTTGGGATTCTGATTATAATTATCGGGATTGCTTCGCTCGTTTTGAGGAGAATTACAGGACCGAATAGAGACTTACAGATAAAAGTAAAGTATTTGGAGAATGAAGTGGAGAAACTGAAAAGGACAAAAGCGGATTAAGAGCTGTAAATAATGGCCACTGAGATGCTGTATTAGAATATTTTGAAAACATATAGAAAAAATTCAAGAAATGTATTGTAGACACTTTTTATCATCTGATTGTTTGGTATACTGGTAATAGTGTAATAAGGCTTGTCATGGGTGGTGGCTCAACTCCCTTCTGAAAGGGGGTGATGCCTCTTGACAGTATTTGAGACATTGGTTTTAATGATCTCGTTTGCAACGTTGATTGTTGCTTTATTGTCGGAAAAAAAATAACCACCCAAGCCTAGCAAGCAATTAGGGTGGTCATTTTATGCGCCTTTTTTGTGAGCTGCCCCCTTGAAGGGCTATTACAC contains the following coding sequences:
- a CDS encoding putative holin-like toxin produces the protein MTVFETLVLMISFATLIVALLSEKK